A stretch of Geomonas oryzisoli DNA encodes these proteins:
- a CDS encoding metal ABC transporter substrate-binding protein, with translation MKWLMALLLTLLLITPGCSREKEKQHANGKLQVVTTLFPLYDFARTIGGDRAEVTLLLPPGVEPHSFEPRPEDVVRVNRADLFIYTNAVMEPWAANIISGLDKGKVEVVEGGKGIALMQGPVSDQHRGEHDAHEGKGGDPHIWLDFDNARTIARNILAAYVARDPGNKALYEQSAARLDGQLAALDQRYRETLAQCLKKVLLHGGHYAFGYLARRYGLKYISASAVNADAEPTPAKLAELVQVMRREHLNYVYTEELLSPRVAETIARETGAKVLMLRAGHNVTRDDLQRGVSFISLMEENLQNLKTGLQ, from the coding sequence ATGAAATGGCTCATGGCCTTACTGCTGACGCTGCTTCTCATAACACCGGGATGCAGCAGGGAAAAGGAAAAACAGCACGCAAACGGCAAACTCCAGGTGGTGACGACCCTGTTTCCGCTGTACGACTTCGCCCGGACCATCGGCGGCGACCGGGCGGAGGTGACCCTGCTGCTTCCGCCGGGCGTCGAGCCGCATTCCTTCGAGCCGCGCCCCGAGGACGTGGTCCGGGTCAACCGCGCCGATCTCTTCATCTACACCAATGCGGTGATGGAGCCCTGGGCCGCCAACATCATCTCCGGGCTGGACAAAGGTAAGGTCGAGGTCGTCGAGGGCGGAAAGGGGATTGCCCTGATGCAGGGGCCGGTCTCGGACCAGCACCGCGGGGAGCACGACGCGCACGAAGGAAAGGGGGGAGATCCCCATATCTGGTTGGACTTCGACAATGCCCGCACCATCGCCAGGAACATCCTTGCCGCCTACGTCGCCCGCGATCCGGGTAACAAGGCCCTCTACGAGCAGAGCGCGGCCCGGCTGGACGGGCAGTTGGCGGCCCTGGATCAGCGCTACCGGGAGACCCTGGCACAGTGCCTGAAGAAGGTGCTGCTGCATGGCGGGCATTACGCTTTCGGATACCTCGCCAGGCGCTATGGCCTCAAGTACATCTCCGCCTCGGCGGTGAACGCCGATGCCGAGCCCACTCCGGCCAAGCTGGCCGAACTGGTGCAGGTGATGCGCCGCGAACACCTGAACTACGTGTATACCGAGGAACTGTTGAGCCCCCGCGTCGCCGAGACCATCGCCCGGGAGACCGGTGCCAAGGTGCTCATGCTGCGGGCCGGGCACAACGTCACCAGGGATGACCTGCAGCGTGGCGTCAGCTTCATCTCCCTCATGGAAGAAAATCTCCAAAACCTGAAGACGGGACTGCAATGA
- a CDS encoding Fur family transcriptional regulator: MDQRHATALKAAGMKATPKRLAILEMLEAEPGYASPEELWKRLKDRFDRLGLPTVYRNLEELSESGVLSKVIHPNRQLYYYFCSNREHHHHFVCLSCRKVEDIPACGIEALEQEVSRRNGGKVLSHILQLNGLCGGCADNGEKQ; this comes from the coding sequence ATGGACCAGCGTCACGCAACGGCCTTGAAGGCTGCCGGCATGAAGGCGACGCCCAAGAGGCTGGCAATTCTCGAGATGCTCGAGGCTGAGCCGGGATACGCGAGCCCCGAGGAACTGTGGAAGAGGTTGAAGGATCGTTTCGACCGGTTGGGGCTGCCCACGGTGTACCGCAACCTCGAGGAACTCTCTGAAAGCGGCGTCCTCTCCAAGGTGATCCACCCGAACCGCCAGCTCTACTACTACTTCTGCAGCAACCGCGAACACCATCACCACTTCGTCTGCCTTTCCTGCCGCAAGGTCGAGGACATTCCGGCTTGCGGCATCGAAGCGTTGGAGCAGGAGGTGTCCAGGCGCAACGGCGGGAAGGTACTCTCGCACATCCTGCAGTTGAACGGACTGTGCGGCGGTTGCGCCGATAACGGGGAAAAACAATGA
- a CDS encoding PilZ-like domain-containing protein, which produces MQNGTYNYKDYFQPGQKARVEVALSGDTVFNDGAVVTEINDTEVRLRLSREKLPEGVLLRREAPLVVRVGVGGSSYRCKGVVVDDHGEEDLRVAFTDRVTPEDQREYFRLGTDIPVILFNVTAGTAEESGTAGLRVASQSSLPRIVNISGGGLRTETEMEMTRDDIVYATFHLPLPEPKVVPVVAQVMHCEKITSGDGMVHSAGLRFMHINERDRDAIVRYVCNEEIKRIRLCRKDFYSLNSAS; this is translated from the coding sequence ATGCAAAACGGAACCTACAACTATAAGGACTACTTCCAACCCGGCCAGAAAGCCCGGGTCGAAGTGGCGTTATCGGGGGACACTGTTTTCAATGATGGCGCGGTAGTCACCGAGATCAACGACACCGAGGTCCGTCTGCGGCTCTCGCGCGAGAAGCTGCCCGAAGGGGTGCTGCTGCGGCGCGAAGCGCCGCTGGTGGTCCGGGTCGGCGTGGGGGGCAGCAGCTATCGCTGCAAAGGCGTCGTGGTGGACGACCACGGCGAGGAGGACCTGCGAGTCGCCTTCACCGACCGGGTGACCCCCGAGGACCAGAGAGAATACTTCCGCCTCGGCACCGACATCCCCGTGATCCTCTTCAACGTGACCGCAGGCACCGCCGAGGAAAGCGGCACCGCCGGACTGCGCGTGGCGAGTCAAAGCAGCCTGCCGAGGATCGTCAACATCAGCGGCGGCGGGTTGCGCACCGAGACCGAGATGGAGATGACGCGGGACGACATCGTCTATGCCACCTTCCACCTGCCGTTGCCCGAGCCGAAAGTGGTGCCGGTGGTCGCCCAGGTGATGCATTGCGAGAAGATCACCAGCGGCGACGGGATGGTCCACAGCGCCGGGTTGCGTTTCATGCACATCAACGAGAGGGATCGCGACGCCATAGTCCGCTACGTCTGTAACGAGGAGATCAAGCGTATCAGGCTCTGCCGCAAGGACTTCTATTCCCTCAACAGCGCTTCGTAA
- the cobD gene encoding threonine-phosphate decarboxylase CobD, whose protein sequence is MAIAHEHGGNVFAVARNLGLAPERIIDFSASINPLGMAPGVREALTASLDRLLHYPDKGAAELKQALAAYHAVDAAQIAVANGSTELIHLLPRTFYGKKALIVAPAFAEYALALERAGWQVEYFALSAADNFALDTEALAGRLGAGYDMLFLCNPGNPVGNLLPLRDVAGIIDLCRESGTFLVLDEAFIDFCEDESAKHLVRENPRAVLLRSMTKFFGIPGLRLGYAIAAAETIEQIAAQQDPWSVNTAAQVAGIASLADEGYCRRTRSYVDRERARLAAALEQIQGLQVFSGRANYVLVRILRQEVSARQLREALLAKGILIRDCGNFQGLDAGFFRVAVRLEEENDLLLRGLTEALR, encoded by the coding sequence ATGGCAATCGCACATGAACATGGAGGCAACGTCTTCGCCGTGGCCAGGAACCTCGGGCTGGCGCCGGAGCGGATCATCGACTTCTCCGCCAGCATCAACCCGCTGGGGATGGCGCCGGGGGTACGCGAGGCGCTGACGGCGAGCCTGGATCGCCTGCTCCATTACCCGGACAAGGGTGCCGCCGAACTGAAGCAGGCGCTGGCCGCCTATCACGCTGTGGATGCCGCTCAAATCGCCGTTGCCAACGGGTCGACGGAGCTGATACACCTGCTGCCGCGCACCTTCTACGGGAAGAAGGCCCTCATCGTGGCGCCGGCATTCGCGGAGTACGCGCTGGCCCTGGAGCGGGCGGGGTGGCAGGTCGAGTATTTCGCACTGTCTGCCGCTGACAACTTCGCCCTCGATACTGAGGCCTTGGCTGGAAGGCTTGGCGCCGGCTACGACATGCTCTTTCTCTGCAATCCGGGTAACCCCGTCGGAAACCTGCTGCCGCTGCGGGACGTCGCGGGGATCATCGACCTGTGCCGGGAGAGCGGCACCTTCCTGGTGCTGGACGAGGCGTTCATCGATTTCTGCGAGGATGAGTCGGCGAAGCACCTCGTGCGCGAGAACCCGCGGGCGGTGTTGCTCCGCTCCATGACCAAATTCTTCGGCATCCCGGGGCTGCGTTTGGGATACGCCATCGCCGCTGCGGAAACCATCGAGCAGATCGCCGCACAGCAGGATCCCTGGAGCGTGAATACGGCGGCCCAGGTGGCGGGCATCGCTTCGCTGGCGGACGAAGGGTACTGCCGCCGCACCAGGAGCTATGTGGATCGCGAGCGCGCCAGACTTGCCGCGGCTCTTGAGCAGATCCAGGGGCTGCAGGTTTTCAGCGGGCGGGCCAATTACGTGCTGGTTCGGATTCTGCGCCAGGAGGTGAGCGCGAGACAGTTGCGCGAGGCGTTGCTCGCCAAGGGGATACTGATCCGGGACTGCGGCAACTTCCAGGGGCTGGATGCCGGCTTCTTCAGGGTTGCGGTGCGGCTCGAGGAGGAAAATGATTTGCTGCTGCGGGGACTGACGGAGGCGTTGAGGTAA
- the cbiB gene encoding adenosylcobinamide-phosphate synthase CbiB, giving the protein MTVAESPVAVVLGAVLLDLVLGDPRALPHPVVGIGELISGLEKPLRRMIPNVRIAGVLLLVATVGISYALAASLIYAAYLLAPAAGLVVSLYLAWVSLAARSLHQESAKVVQALQSGDLPAARLALSYIVGRETAELDEPEIIRGAVETVAENTGDGVIAPLFYLLLGGPALAIAYKAVNTLDSMVGYKNERYLEFGWASARFDDLANYVPARLTGLLMVLAAPLCGLNGGGAWRILRRDGRNHSSPNSGFPEAAAAGALGVRLGGANRYFGKIVEKPTIGDPSLPLSQASYAGVVRLMYGSEALLVAGWLAIVALFNR; this is encoded by the coding sequence ATGACAGTCGCGGAATCACCGGTCGCGGTAGTCCTCGGCGCCGTGCTGCTGGACCTGGTCCTCGGCGACCCGCGCGCTTTGCCCCACCCGGTGGTCGGCATCGGCGAACTGATTTCCGGGCTCGAAAAGCCGCTGCGCCGCATGATCCCGAACGTGCGCATCGCGGGTGTCCTGCTGCTGGTCGCCACTGTCGGCATCAGTTATGCGCTGGCAGCGTCGCTTATCTATGCCGCTTACCTGCTCGCTCCGGCCGCCGGTTTGGTAGTCTCCCTCTACCTCGCGTGGGTTTCACTGGCGGCGCGCTCGCTGCACCAGGAGTCAGCCAAGGTGGTGCAGGCGCTGCAAAGCGGCGATCTCCCTGCCGCCAGGTTGGCGCTGTCGTATATCGTCGGGCGCGAGACCGCGGAGCTGGACGAGCCGGAGATCATCCGGGGAGCGGTGGAGACCGTTGCGGAGAACACTGGCGACGGCGTCATCGCCCCGCTTTTCTACCTGCTGCTGGGCGGTCCCGCACTGGCCATCGCCTACAAGGCGGTGAACACGCTGGACTCGATGGTGGGGTACAAGAACGAGCGCTATCTCGAGTTCGGCTGGGCTTCGGCCCGCTTCGACGATCTGGCCAATTACGTGCCGGCGCGGCTGACCGGGCTGCTCATGGTGCTGGCAGCTCCGTTGTGCGGCTTGAACGGTGGCGGTGCCTGGCGCATCTTGCGCAGGGACGGCAGGAACCATTCCTCTCCCAACAGCGGCTTTCCCGAGGCGGCGGCCGCCGGGGCGCTCGGCGTCCGGTTGGGCGGGGCAAACCGTTATTTCGGCAAGATAGTGGAGAAGCCGACCATCGGCGACCCGTCATTGCCGTTGTCCCAGGCGAGCTACGCCGGGGTGGTGCGGCTCATGTACGGCAGCGAAGCGCTGCTGGTGGCTGGGTGGCTTGCCATCGTCGCGCTCTTTAATCGTTAA
- a CDS encoding cobyric acid synthase has translation MSKLYVVGIGPGGLNHMTFEARQAIEDADVIVGYQAYLDFIQPLLSGKILYSSGMMREVERCSQALTIAASGKTVALVSSGDAGIYGMAGLALELADEPDAPSDVEVVVVPGVSAVQAAASVLGAPLMHDFAVISLSDLLTPLDKIRQRLRAAAEADFVVALYNPRSKGRTTQIEEAAAILIAARGPQVPVGIVRNACRDGEERIITTLGEMLNHPIDMFSIVIIGNASTRLCKDGRIVTPRGYATRGDSQNPNRRKRSAATATDAPSADPHAVMFCGTGSDVGKSVLAAGFCRILKRHGLSVAPFKSQNMALNSAVTPEGGEIGRAQGVQAEACGIPPHTDMNPILLKPNSDTGSQVIVQGKVVRNMGVKEYNAYKPEAFLKVQESFQRLRERYAFIVLEGAGSIAEINLRAHDIANLKVAAMAGAPVILVADIDRGGVFAQIVGTLELLTPEEKALVQGVIINKFRGDVSLLDSGIEYVEKRTGVPVLGVLPWFKSLALPEEDSVALQKKPTAPKALQSGEKLRVGVVRLPRISNYTDFSVLEAEPDVDVYYIHSPWLVESMDLVIIPGTKSTIADLVAIREQGIADALCRYQGPVVGICGGYQMLGATVNDPDRVESNLESTEGLGLLDVVTTMLKEKQTHQAQGELLPAGQGVAPGCSAAVAGYEIHMGDSVLGSSASPFARISSRSGTGTDLEDGAVSADGRVFGTYLHGIFDNHGFRTGFLNRIRRHKGIPERAEAALAPDPFDELAVHMEKHLDLERIFRICGISRGR, from the coding sequence ATGTCCAAACTTTACGTAGTAGGCATCGGCCCGGGCGGGCTGAACCACATGACCTTCGAGGCGCGCCAGGCCATCGAGGATGCCGACGTCATCGTCGGGTACCAGGCCTACCTTGACTTCATACAGCCGCTTCTTTCCGGCAAGATCCTCTACTCTTCCGGGATGATGCGCGAGGTGGAGCGCTGCTCGCAGGCCCTCACCATTGCCGCCTCGGGCAAGACGGTGGCGCTGGTTTCCAGCGGCGATGCGGGCATCTACGGCATGGCCGGACTCGCCCTGGAACTGGCCGACGAGCCGGACGCACCCTCCGACGTCGAGGTGGTCGTGGTTCCCGGTGTCTCGGCGGTGCAGGCCGCGGCTTCGGTCCTCGGTGCGCCGCTCATGCACGACTTTGCCGTGATCTCCCTCTCGGACCTGCTGACTCCGTTGGACAAGATCCGTCAACGTCTCCGGGCTGCCGCCGAGGCGGATTTCGTGGTGGCGCTGTACAACCCGCGCAGCAAGGGGCGCACCACCCAGATCGAGGAGGCGGCTGCCATCCTGATCGCGGCGCGCGGCCCGCAGGTACCGGTCGGCATCGTTCGCAACGCCTGCCGGGACGGCGAGGAGCGCATCATCACCACGCTGGGGGAGATGCTGAACCACCCGATCGACATGTTCTCCATCGTCATCATCGGCAACGCTTCGACCCGCCTCTGCAAGGACGGCAGGATCGTCACCCCCCGCGGCTACGCCACCCGCGGCGACAGCCAGAATCCCAACCGCAGGAAGCGGAGCGCCGCCACGGCCACCGATGCGCCCAGTGCCGACCCGCATGCGGTGATGTTCTGCGGCACCGGGTCCGACGTGGGGAAATCGGTGCTCGCTGCCGGCTTCTGCCGCATCCTCAAGCGCCACGGCCTCTCGGTCGCTCCCTTCAAATCGCAGAACATGGCGCTCAACTCGGCGGTCACCCCGGAGGGGGGCGAAATCGGGCGCGCCCAGGGCGTGCAGGCGGAGGCGTGCGGCATCCCGCCCCACACCGACATGAACCCGATCCTCTTGAAGCCGAACTCCGACACCGGCAGCCAGGTCATCGTGCAGGGCAAGGTGGTGCGCAACATGGGCGTCAAGGAGTACAACGCCTATAAGCCGGAGGCCTTCCTGAAGGTGCAGGAGAGCTTCCAGCGGTTGCGCGAGCGTTATGCCTTCATCGTCCTGGAAGGGGCCGGGAGCATCGCGGAGATCAACCTGCGCGCGCACGACATCGCCAACCTGAAGGTGGCGGCCATGGCCGGCGCACCGGTTATCCTGGTGGCGGATATCGACCGGGGCGGGGTCTTCGCGCAGATAGTGGGAACCCTGGAATTGCTCACGCCGGAAGAGAAGGCGCTGGTGCAAGGCGTCATCATCAACAAGTTCCGCGGGGACGTTTCGCTGCTGGACTCGGGCATCGAGTACGTTGAAAAACGCACCGGCGTCCCGGTCCTGGGGGTGCTCCCCTGGTTCAAAAGCCTCGCTCTTCCGGAAGAGGACAGCGTCGCCCTGCAGAAGAAGCCGACGGCCCCCAAGGCGCTGCAGTCGGGTGAGAAGCTGCGCGTGGGCGTGGTGCGCCTACCGCGGATCTCCAACTACACCGATTTCTCCGTGCTGGAGGCGGAGCCCGATGTGGATGTCTACTACATCCATTCGCCCTGGCTGGTAGAGAGCATGGATCTCGTGATCATCCCCGGGACCAAGTCCACCATCGCCGATCTCGTCGCTATCAGGGAGCAGGGGATCGCCGATGCACTATGCCGCTACCAGGGGCCGGTAGTCGGCATCTGCGGCGGCTACCAGATGCTCGGGGCCACGGTGAACGATCCGGACCGGGTCGAGTCAAACCTGGAAAGCACCGAGGGACTGGGGCTGCTGGACGTGGTGACCACCATGCTGAAGGAGAAGCAGACCCACCAGGCCCAAGGGGAGTTGTTGCCGGCAGGGCAGGGGGTGGCGCCGGGATGCAGCGCCGCTGTGGCGGGATACGAGATCCACATGGGCGACAGCGTGCTCGGCAGCAGCGCGAGCCCGTTCGCGCGCATCAGCAGCCGTTCCGGCACCGGCACCGATTTGGAGGATGGAGCGGTTTCGGCCGACGGCAGGGTTTTCGGCACCTACCTGCACGGGATCTTCGACAACCACGGTTTCCGGACCGGGTTCCTGAACCGGATCAGGCGGCACAAGGGGATCCCGGAGCGGGCGGAAGCGGCGCTTGCGCCCGATCCCTTCGATGAGCTCGCGGTGCACATGGAAAAGCACCTCGACCTGGAGCGGATCTTCCGGATCTGCGGCATCTCGCGCGGTCGATGA
- a CDS encoding cobalt-precorrin 5A hydrolase: MRVAIIAITANGASLGATLKGGLPQGTLFVLEKHAASGAVPFSERVPALLARLWADFDGFVCLMATGIVVRSIALLLQGKEQDPAVVVMDEAGRFAISLLSGHLGGANALAAQCADFVGATAVITTATDVNDLPSFDMLAQENGWHIDDLSRVKVLNALLLEGQQVAVIDPTGKVAQYCGGKGNLLFVEDWAQAARTGAKGMVLVTNKQVPVGIDLERTLVLRPVDLCLGIGCNRGTAAEEIASVVSRHLAQLSLAEGSIKCLASAEAKADEEGLLTYARGKGIPLVFFSSVELNAVNVPSPPSEHAFAAIGARGVAEPAALLAAAGGKLLLHKVKDGNVTLAVAQAGE, from the coding sequence ATGCGTGTTGCCATCATCGCCATAACCGCCAACGGCGCCAGCTTGGGTGCGACGCTCAAAGGCGGCCTGCCGCAGGGTACGCTCTTTGTCCTCGAGAAGCACGCCGCGTCCGGCGCGGTGCCGTTCTCGGAACGGGTGCCGGCGCTTCTGGCACGGCTTTGGGCGGACTTCGACGGATTCGTCTGCCTCATGGCCACCGGCATCGTGGTCCGCTCCATCGCGCTGCTGCTGCAGGGCAAAGAACAGGACCCGGCGGTCGTGGTGATGGATGAGGCGGGGCGCTTCGCCATTTCTCTTCTCTCCGGCCATCTTGGGGGCGCCAACGCCCTCGCTGCCCAATGCGCCGACTTTGTCGGCGCCACGGCGGTCATCACCACCGCGACCGATGTCAACGACCTCCCTTCATTCGATATGCTGGCCCAGGAGAACGGCTGGCACATCGACGACCTGTCCCGGGTCAAGGTACTCAATGCACTGCTCCTGGAGGGCCAGCAGGTCGCAGTGATCGATCCGACCGGGAAAGTGGCACAGTACTGCGGCGGAAAGGGAAACCTTCTGTTCGTGGAAGATTGGGCGCAGGCGGCACGAACCGGGGCCAAAGGGATGGTGCTGGTGACCAACAAGCAGGTGCCCGTCGGAATCGACCTGGAGCGGACCCTGGTGCTGCGCCCCGTCGATCTCTGCCTCGGGATCGGCTGCAACCGCGGAACTGCTGCCGAGGAGATCGCTTCGGTGGTCTCGAGGCACCTGGCGCAGCTCTCCCTCGCCGAGGGAAGCATCAAGTGCCTGGCGAGCGCCGAGGCAAAGGCCGATGAAGAGGGGCTGTTGACCTATGCGCGGGGAAAGGGTATCCCGCTTGTTTTCTTCAGCAGCGTGGAGCTGAACGCTGTCAATGTTCCTTCGCCGCCGTCGGAGCATGCCTTCGCCGCAATCGGGGCGCGCGGGGTCGCCGAACCGGCGGCGCTGCTCGCGGCTGCGGGGGGAAAGCTGTTGCTGCACAAGGTGAAGGACGGCAACGTCACCCTCGCCGTTGCGCAGGCGGGCGAATGA
- the cobM gene encoding precorrin-4 C(11)-methyltransferase, producing MSHENIVHFVGAGPGDVELITVKGARLLGEADVVVYAGSLVDRELVLTYAPDARVYDSAGMDLEQTTKVLAEAVLAGELVVRLHTGDPSIYGAIQEQMEELDKLGISYEVVPGVTSAFAAAATLKQELTLPEVSQTVVITRLAGRTPVPEREQLGNIAQIGATLVIYLSISMIEKVVEELLSGAYQEDTPVAVVAKASWADEQVLTGTLADIAAKVRDAGIGKQALIVVGDVLRARSEGMKAKSLLYDKGFSHGCREGIVT from the coding sequence ATGTCCCATGAGAACATAGTCCATTTTGTCGGCGCCGGTCCCGGCGATGTCGAACTCATCACCGTGAAGGGGGCTCGCCTCTTGGGCGAGGCCGATGTCGTCGTCTATGCCGGCAGCCTCGTCGACCGCGAACTGGTGCTCACCTACGCACCGGATGCCCGCGTCTACGACTCCGCCGGGATGGACCTGGAGCAGACTACCAAGGTTTTGGCCGAGGCGGTACTTGCGGGGGAACTGGTGGTGCGACTGCACACCGGTGATCCTTCCATCTACGGCGCCATCCAGGAACAGATGGAGGAGTTGGACAAGCTCGGCATCAGCTATGAGGTGGTCCCCGGTGTGACCAGCGCTTTCGCCGCCGCGGCGACCCTGAAGCAGGAGTTGACTCTCCCCGAGGTGTCGCAGACCGTGGTGATCACGCGCCTGGCCGGGAGGACCCCGGTGCCCGAACGGGAGCAGTTGGGCAACATCGCGCAAATAGGCGCCACCCTGGTGATCTACCTTTCCATCTCCATGATCGAGAAAGTGGTGGAGGAACTACTGTCCGGCGCCTACCAGGAGGACACCCCGGTCGCCGTGGTGGCCAAGGCTTCCTGGGCCGACGAACAGGTGCTGACCGGGACGCTGGCGGATATCGCGGCCAAGGTGAGAGATGCCGGTATAGGCAAGCAGGCGCTCATCGTGGTGGGGGACGTGCTGCGGGCGCGCAGCGAAGGGATGAAGGCGAAGTCGCTCCTTTACGACAAGGGATTCAGCCACGGGTGCAGGGAAGGAATCGTAACTTAG
- the cobI gene encoding precorrin-2 C(20)-methyltransferase, translated as MAVVYAVGVGPGDPELLTRKAERILRSVDVICAPTGAAEGGSYALSIVEEFIDRSRQEVLIQLFPMVKDQQGLDPFWEEAADQVAQRIAAGKDVAFVTIGDPFLYSTYLYIHRIFLAKYPEIKIEVVPGISSILASSAVSGLPLGLGAERIAILPATYEKDELKRTLEEFDTVVLMKVNRVFDSVYAALKELGREKGGVFVRRVGSAEEEVHHDLEALVGQKLDYLSMLIVRKNPL; from the coding sequence GTGGCGGTTGTCTATGCGGTAGGTGTGGGGCCGGGCGATCCGGAACTGTTGACCAGGAAGGCGGAGCGGATCTTGCGGAGCGTGGATGTGATCTGTGCTCCTACCGGTGCGGCCGAGGGGGGGAGCTACGCGCTCTCCATAGTAGAGGAGTTCATCGACCGCAGCCGCCAGGAAGTGCTGATCCAGCTGTTCCCCATGGTGAAAGACCAGCAGGGGCTGGACCCGTTCTGGGAAGAGGCCGCGGACCAGGTGGCGCAGCGGATAGCGGCCGGCAAGGACGTCGCCTTCGTCACCATCGGCGACCCGTTTCTCTATTCCACCTACCTCTACATCCACAGGATCTTCCTCGCCAAATATCCCGAGATCAAGATAGAAGTGGTGCCGGGCATTTCCAGCATTCTCGCCTCCTCCGCCGTCTCCGGGCTGCCGCTTGGCCTTGGGGCGGAGCGCATCGCCATCCTCCCTGCCACCTACGAGAAGGACGAGCTGAAACGTACCCTGGAAGAGTTCGATACCGTGGTGCTCATGAAGGTGAACCGGGTGTTCGACTCCGTCTACGCGGCGCTGAAGGAGCTGGGGCGGGAAAAGGGAGGCGTCTTCGTGCGCCGGGTCGGTTCCGCGGAGGAAGAGGTGCATCACGACCTTGAGGCGCTGGTCGGCCAGAAGCTCGATTACCTCTCCATGCTGATCGTCAGGAAGAACCCGCTGTAA